One stretch of Scophthalmus maximus strain ysfricsl-2021 chromosome 12, ASM2237912v1, whole genome shotgun sequence DNA includes these proteins:
- the ccdc3a gene encoding coiled-coil domain-containing protein 3a isoform X1 — MRGGTPGTRPQRQFFRKRFEETSIGQTSLRSTIATAFRVFFSGFFGMCCTTLLLAALCAFAHLDTFTHGCQLPSEWRPLSEGCRAELAEIIVYARVLAIHREPPGGGEGSVHNSLAFGYGYGYEGAEEGLLYSAEVELLCDQAWGSMLEVPTGSRLNLTGLGYLSCQSHTVMENYSYFFFLRMDENYNFLPHGVNFQDAIFSDTADNRRMFSSLFQFSNCTMGNQPFHTFSPEWDTQEDNRLLCSSVQSALFDEEERGRKLRERLAAVERRNRQLKERVRKAKRSLRNARKATRRAEQAAQELQEQLKAAERREGHHLNAITQEEPPPGRYASAALRQQVQL, encoded by the exons ATGAGAGGGGGGACGCCGGGAACACGACCACAG AGGCAATTTTTTAGAAAACGATTTGAAGAAACTTCGATCGGCCAAACTTCTCTCCGTTCAACCATCGCGACAGCTTTCAGAGTCTTCTTCTCGGGCTTCTTCGGGATGTGTTGCACGactctcctcctcgccgcccTCTGCGCATTTGCGCACTTGGACACTTTTACGCACGGGTGCCAGCTGCCCTCCGAGTGGCGGCCGCTGAGCGAGGGCTGCCGGGCGGAGCTGGCGGAGATCATCGTGTACGCTCGGGTGCTGGCGATCCACCGAGAGCCCCCCGGCGGCGGGGAGGGCAGCGTGCACAACTCGCTGGCCTTCGGGTACGGGTACGGCTACGAGGGCGCAGAGGAAGGGCTGCTGTACTCGGCAGAGGTGGAGCTGCTGTGCGACCAGGCCTGGGGCAGCATGCTGGAGGTGCCCACTGGATCTAGGCTCAACCTGACCGGACTAGGGTACCTGTCCTGCCAGTCCCACACGGTGATGGAGAACTACtcctacttcttcttcctcag GATGGACGAGAACTACAACTTCCTCCCGCATGGCGTCAACTTCCAGGACGCCATCTTCTCCGACACGGCCGACAACAGGCGCATGTTTTCCAGCCTCTTCCAGTTCTCCAACTGCACCATGGGGAACCAGCCGTTCCACACCTTCAGCCCCGAGTGGGACACCCAGGAGGACAACAGG CTGCTGTGCTCCTCGGTGCAGTCGGCGCTGTTCGACGAAGAGGAGCGGGGCCGCAAACTGCGGGAGCGCCTGGCcgcagtggagaggaggaacCGGCAGCTGAAGGAGCGCGTCCGCAAGGCCAAGCGCTCCTTACGGAACGCGCGCAAGGCCACGCGCAGGGCCGAGCAGGCGgcgcaggagctgcaggagcagctgaaGGCTGCCGAGCGGCGAGAGGGGCACCACCTCAACGCCATAACCCAGGAGGAGCCTCCGCCCGGGCGTTACGCGAGCGCAGCGCTGCGCCAGCAAGTGCAGCTTTAA
- the ccdc3a gene encoding coiled-coil domain-containing protein 3a isoform X2: protein MQCETLVEQSILKRSAFRVFFSGFFGMCCTTLLLAALCAFAHLDTFTHGCQLPSEWRPLSEGCRAELAEIIVYARVLAIHREPPGGGEGSVHNSLAFGYGYGYEGAEEGLLYSAEVELLCDQAWGSMLEVPTGSRLNLTGLGYLSCQSHTVMENYSYFFFLRMDENYNFLPHGVNFQDAIFSDTADNRRMFSSLFQFSNCTMGNQPFHTFSPEWDTQEDNRLLCSSVQSALFDEEERGRKLRERLAAVERRNRQLKERVRKAKRSLRNARKATRRAEQAAQELQEQLKAAERREGHHLNAITQEEPPPGRYASAALRQQVQL from the exons ATGCAGTGCGAAACGTTGGTCGAGCAGAGCATCCTTAAGCGTTCAG CTTTCAGAGTCTTCTTCTCGGGCTTCTTCGGGATGTGTTGCACGactctcctcctcgccgcccTCTGCGCATTTGCGCACTTGGACACTTTTACGCACGGGTGCCAGCTGCCCTCCGAGTGGCGGCCGCTGAGCGAGGGCTGCCGGGCGGAGCTGGCGGAGATCATCGTGTACGCTCGGGTGCTGGCGATCCACCGAGAGCCCCCCGGCGGCGGGGAGGGCAGCGTGCACAACTCGCTGGCCTTCGGGTACGGGTACGGCTACGAGGGCGCAGAGGAAGGGCTGCTGTACTCGGCAGAGGTGGAGCTGCTGTGCGACCAGGCCTGGGGCAGCATGCTGGAGGTGCCCACTGGATCTAGGCTCAACCTGACCGGACTAGGGTACCTGTCCTGCCAGTCCCACACGGTGATGGAGAACTACtcctacttcttcttcctcag GATGGACGAGAACTACAACTTCCTCCCGCATGGCGTCAACTTCCAGGACGCCATCTTCTCCGACACGGCCGACAACAGGCGCATGTTTTCCAGCCTCTTCCAGTTCTCCAACTGCACCATGGGGAACCAGCCGTTCCACACCTTCAGCCCCGAGTGGGACACCCAGGAGGACAACAGG CTGCTGTGCTCCTCGGTGCAGTCGGCGCTGTTCGACGAAGAGGAGCGGGGCCGCAAACTGCGGGAGCGCCTGGCcgcagtggagaggaggaacCGGCAGCTGAAGGAGCGCGTCCGCAAGGCCAAGCGCTCCTTACGGAACGCGCGCAAGGCCACGCGCAGGGCCGAGCAGGCGgcgcaggagctgcaggagcagctgaaGGCTGCCGAGCGGCGAGAGGGGCACCACCTCAACGCCATAACCCAGGAGGAGCCTCCGCCCGGGCGTTACGCGAGCGCAGCGCTGCGCCAGCAAGTGCAGCTTTAA